Proteins from a single region of Streptomyces canus:
- the mvk gene encoding mevalonate kinase, with product MTLPTSAEGVSESHRARSVGIGRAHAKAILLGEHAVVYGAPALALPVPQLTVTATAGWSSRACDSQGGLSYTLTGSSSRALVTQASDGLHRLAAEFMARMGVADRPHLDVILDGAIPHGRGLGSSAAGSRAIVAALADLLGRELTEDAAFELVQTAENMAHGRASGVDARTVGASRPLLFRAGWTEELTIGRDILFIVADSGVPGSTKEAVALLREEFRRRTGARERFVSRASELTEAGRRALADGDLEELGARLTDYHELLREARLSTDRIDALVVAALQAGSLGAKITGGGLGGCMIAQTRPERARDVTRRLHEAGAVHTWVVPLKGLGNHAQ from the coding sequence TTGACTCTACCGACCTCGGCGGAGGGGGTGTCAGAGAGCCACCGGGCCCGCTCCGTCGGCATCGGTCGCGCCCACGCCAAGGCCATCCTGCTGGGTGAGCACGCGGTCGTCTACGGAGCGCCGGCGCTCGCGCTTCCCGTCCCCCAGCTCACGGTCACGGCGACCGCCGGGTGGTCGTCCCGGGCCTGTGACAGTCAGGGAGGCCTGTCGTACACGCTGACCGGTTCCTCCTCGCGGGCACTGGTGACCCAGGCGTCCGACGGGCTGCACAGGCTGGCCGCGGAGTTCATGGCACGCATGGGCGTGGCGGACCGGCCGCACCTCGACGTGATCCTCGACGGCGCGATCCCGCACGGCCGGGGGCTCGGCTCCAGCGCGGCGGGCTCGCGGGCGATCGTCGCCGCCCTGGCGGATCTCCTCGGCCGCGAACTGACCGAGGACGCCGCGTTCGAGCTGGTGCAGACGGCCGAGAACATGGCGCACGGCCGGGCCAGCGGCGTGGACGCCAGGACCGTCGGCGCCTCCCGGCCGCTGCTGTTCCGGGCGGGCTGGACCGAGGAACTGACCATCGGCCGCGACATCCTGTTCATCGTCGCGGACAGCGGCGTGCCGGGCAGCACCAAGGAAGCGGTCGCGCTGCTGCGCGAGGAGTTCCGGCGCCGCACGGGAGCGCGGGAGCGCTTCGTCAGCCGGGCGTCGGAGCTGACCGAGGCGGGCAGGCGGGCACTCGCCGACGGCGATCTGGAGGAACTCGGCGCGCGGCTGACGGACTATCACGAGCTGCTGCGGGAGGCCCGGCTCAGCACCGACCGGATCGACGCACTGGTCGTGGCCGCGCTGCAGGCAGGCAGCCTCGGCGCCAAGATCACCGGCGGTGGCCTGGGGGGCTGCATGATCGCACAGACCCGGCCGGAGCGGGCCCGGGACGTCACCCGGCGGCTGCACGAGGCCGGCGCCGTACATACCTGGGTCGTACCGCTGAAGGGGCTCGGCAACCATGCGCAGTGA
- a CDS encoding aromatic prenyltransferase, whose amino-acid sequence MSETKLADLYSAIEESARLLDVPYAQDKVRSVLTAYEEALATTPIAFRMGTGRRYSSDVDWRFPVPTDGVDPYTTALAHGLLESTDHPIASLFLEVAERCRTTFYGVDFGVASGLKKLYLAFPAEDMEPLSTFLDLPSMPRSVADNYDFFVRHGMDGKQMPMFSMDYRHRTVNLYFNALSPETLEPDSVRSIFRDLELPEPSERLLTLSRRAFGFYATLGWDSPKIERSAFSILIKDPADLPVPMEPEIEKFLASMRRRAADDKFLYYVAMSSTGEEIYKFQSYYQFQPWLNPMLQSESDEGQGS is encoded by the coding sequence GTGTCCGAGACCAAGCTGGCAGACCTCTACTCGGCCATTGAGGAGTCAGCCCGGCTGCTCGATGTGCCGTACGCACAGGACAAGGTGCGGTCGGTGCTGACCGCCTACGAGGAGGCGCTCGCGACCACACCGATCGCCTTCCGCATGGGGACCGGCCGGCGTTATTCGAGCGATGTCGACTGGCGCTTCCCGGTTCCCACGGACGGTGTCGATCCCTACACCACCGCACTGGCGCACGGTCTGCTCGAGAGCACGGACCACCCCATCGCCTCCCTGTTCCTGGAGGTCGCGGAGCGCTGCAGGACCACCTTCTACGGCGTCGACTTCGGAGTGGCCAGCGGCCTGAAGAAGCTGTACCTGGCCTTCCCCGCGGAGGACATGGAACCGCTGTCCACGTTCCTCGACCTGCCGTCCATGCCGCGCAGCGTCGCCGACAACTACGACTTCTTCGTCCGGCACGGCATGGACGGCAAGCAGATGCCCATGTTCTCGATGGACTACCGGCACCGCACGGTGAACCTGTACTTCAACGCGCTGTCCCCCGAGACACTCGAGCCGGACAGCGTCCGGTCGATCTTCCGCGACCTGGAGCTGCCGGAACCGAGCGAGCGGCTGCTCACGCTGAGCCGGCGTGCATTCGGGTTCTACGCCACCCTGGGCTGGGACTCCCCGAAGATCGAGCGGTCCGCCTTCTCCATCCTGATCAAGGACCCGGCGGACCTTCCCGTGCCGATGGAACCGGAGATCGAGAAGTTCCTGGCCAGCATGCGGCGCCGGGCCGCCGACGACAAGTTCCTCTACTACGTCGCCATGTCGTCGACCGGCGAGGAGATCTACAAGTTCCAGTCGTACTACCAGTTCCAGCCGTGGCTGAACCCGATGCTGCAGTCCGAGTCCGACGAGGGCCAGGGCAGCTGA
- the mvaD gene encoding diphosphomevalonate decarboxylase encodes MRSEHPAITVARSPEQDGTRSATAVAHPNIALVKYWGKRDERLMLPWTDSLSMTLDVFPTTTRVRLGPAAGRDEATLDGAPATGEALRRITAFLELVREMSGSDRRAVVESRNTVPTGAGLASSASGFAALAVAAAAAYGLDLDATALSRLARRGSGSAARSVFGGFAVWHAGRDAGTAADADRCSYAEPVPTADIDPALVVAVVDAGPKSVSSREAMRRTVGTSPLYRPWAASSSQDLEEMRAALRRGDLAAVGEIAERNALGMHATMLAARPAVRYLSSATVTVLDCVLRLRRDGVPAYATMDAGPNVKVLCHRTDAERVAEAVRGAAPRASVLVAGPGHGARLLSEGT; translated from the coding sequence ATGCGCAGTGAACACCCGGCCATCACAGTGGCCCGATCGCCGGAACAGGACGGCACGCGCAGCGCCACCGCCGTCGCGCACCCGAACATCGCGCTGGTCAAGTACTGGGGCAAGCGCGACGAGCGTCTCATGCTGCCCTGGACGGACAGCCTGTCGATGACGCTGGACGTCTTCCCGACGACCACCCGCGTCCGGCTCGGCCCCGCGGCCGGGCGCGACGAGGCCACCCTCGACGGGGCGCCGGCGACGGGCGAGGCCCTGCGCCGTATCACCGCCTTCCTGGAGCTCGTGCGGGAGATGTCCGGGAGCGACCGGCGAGCCGTGGTGGAGTCGAGGAACACCGTGCCCACCGGGGCGGGCCTGGCGTCCTCCGCCAGCGGGTTCGCCGCCCTTGCCGTCGCCGCCGCCGCCGCATACGGACTCGACCTGGACGCCACCGCGCTGTCCCGGCTGGCGCGGCGCGGATCGGGGTCGGCCGCGCGGTCGGTCTTCGGTGGCTTCGCCGTCTGGCACGCCGGCCGGGACGCCGGCACGGCCGCGGACGCGGACCGCTGCTCGTACGCCGAGCCGGTGCCCACGGCGGACATCGACCCGGCGCTGGTCGTCGCCGTGGTTGACGCCGGCCCCAAATCCGTGTCCAGCAGGGAGGCCATGCGCCGTACGGTCGGCACCTCGCCGCTGTACCGGCCGTGGGCCGCCTCCAGCAGTCAGGACCTGGAGGAGATGCGCGCCGCGCTGCGGCGCGGCGACCTGGCGGCGGTGGGTGAGATCGCCGAGCGCAACGCGCTCGGCATGCACGCGACCATGCTGGCGGCGCGCCCCGCGGTGCGGTATCTGTCGTCGGCCACGGTCACGGTGCTCGACTGCGTGCTCCGGCTGCGGCGGGACGGCGTCCCGGCCTACGCGACCATGGACGCCGGGCCGAACGTGAAGGTGCTCTGCCACCGCACGGACGCGGAGCGGGTGGCCGAGGCCGTCCGCGGTGCCGCCCCGCGGGCCTCGGTCCTCGTCGCTGGTCCGGGGCACGGCGCCCGCCTGCTGAGCGAGGGCACATGA
- a CDS encoding phosphomevalonate kinase: protein MRTRPRTVVRHAPGKLFVAGEYAVVEPGNPAVLVAVDRQVTVAVSGPGDDAGPAPDGVVVSSDLGLRSVPWRWHEGRLVVRGAYDGPRTRRELAHVVTAVETVGRLLTERGLPVPALDVSVSSRLHENGRKFGLGSSGAVTVATVAAVASFCGLELSRDERFRLAMLATAELDPKASGGDLAASTWGGWIAYQAPDRDFVLDLARRLGVGRALRAPWPGHAVRRLPPPAGLTLEVGWTGEPASTASLVSGLHRRAWRGSLSHQRFVATTTDCVRSAVTALETGDRPALLRQIRRARRELARLDGEVRLGIFTPGLTALCDAAEAVGGAAKPSGAGGGDCGIALLDAGATRDITHLRRRWEAAGVLPLPVRPALEGIAE, encoded by the coding sequence ATGAGGACGCGTCCGCGCACGGTCGTCCGGCACGCGCCCGGCAAGCTGTTCGTGGCAGGCGAGTACGCGGTCGTGGAGCCCGGGAACCCGGCGGTCCTGGTGGCGGTCGACCGGCAGGTCACCGTCGCCGTGTCCGGCCCTGGCGACGACGCCGGCCCCGCCCCGGACGGCGTCGTCGTCTCCTCCGACCTCGGCCTGAGGTCCGTGCCCTGGCGGTGGCACGAGGGGCGGCTCGTCGTCCGCGGCGCGTACGACGGGCCCCGCACGCGCCGCGAACTGGCCCACGTCGTGACGGCGGTCGAGACCGTGGGCCGGCTGCTGACCGAACGCGGCCTGCCGGTGCCCGCGCTGGACGTCTCGGTCAGCAGCCGGCTGCACGAGAACGGCAGGAAGTTCGGTCTGGGCTCCAGCGGTGCGGTGACCGTGGCGACCGTCGCGGCCGTGGCGTCCTTCTGCGGACTGGAGCTGTCGCGGGACGAGCGGTTCCGTCTGGCCATGCTCGCCACGGCGGAACTCGACCCGAAAGCGTCCGGTGGTGATCTCGCCGCCAGCACCTGGGGCGGCTGGATCGCGTACCAGGCGCCCGACCGGGACTTCGTGCTCGATCTGGCCCGGCGCCTGGGGGTCGGCAGAGCGCTGCGCGCGCCCTGGCCGGGCCACGCCGTGCGCCGGCTGCCGCCGCCCGCCGGCCTGACGCTGGAGGTCGGCTGGACCGGGGAGCCCGCCTCCACCGCGTCCCTGGTGTCCGGCCTGCACCGGCGCGCCTGGCGGGGCAGCCTCTCCCACCAGAGGTTCGTGGCGACCACCACCGACTGCGTGCGCTCCGCGGTCACGGCTCTGGAGACCGGCGACCGTCCGGCCCTGCTGCGCCAGATCCGCCGGGCCCGGCGGGAGCTGGCCCGTCTGGACGGCGAGGTCCGCCTCGGCATCTTCACGCCCGGGCTGACGGCCCTGTGCGACGCCGCCGAGGCCGTCGGAGGCGCGGCCAAGCCCTCCGGGGCGGGCGGCGGCGACTGCGGCATCGCTCTGCTGGACGCCGGGGCGACGCGGGACATCACACACCTACGGCGGCGGTGGGAGGCAGCGGGGGTGCTGCCCCTGCCCGTCCGTCCGGCCCTGGAAGGAATCGCGGAATGA
- a CDS encoding FAD/NAD(P)-binding protein, which produces MSCASAPPAAQDTAAHLEVCLVGAGPRGLSVLERLCAHERKSPRWDTVTVHVADPDPPGAGRVWRPAQSRHLLMNTVACQVTVYTDASVRIDGPVEEGPSLYEWVRAWRSGTLETGRDDGHDEELLAEARGLGPDSYPTRALYGRYLTWVFRQVVADAPAHVTVRTHPARAVALEDGPAAAGQTLTLEDGTRLTGLSAVVLAQGHVPARPTRTERELAGFAARHGLTYVSPANPADVDLSGIRPGENVLLRGLGLNFFDYMTLLTQGRGGTFSRAGGNLVYRPSGREPRLHAGSRRGVPYQARGENEKRAHGRHVPRLLTDEHIAGLRARGTRGGAIDFAADLWPLISKEVSGVYYTALLTARGEPRAVTEEFAVRYLHAEPGRSEERLLAAAGIGPPERWDWERVARPYGSRTFGDLTAFRRWLREHLEEDVRLARQGNVSGPVKAALDVLRDLRNEVRLAVDHAGLTADSHRDHLDRWYTPLNAFVSIGPPASRIEEMAALMDAGVLDITGPGLRVGTDAHDPLGPCFTGTPSAIPGVRVRATALIEARLPTTDLRRTADPLMSHLLRTGQCRPYRIPRGRAAAGGAATGGTDHETGGLAVTERPNRLIDARGVPHPRRFAYGVPTESVHWVTAAGIRPGVGSVTLEDSNAIAAAVLALPPAVPRPSPPSAAGRTVPGPITPPNAKAGA; this is translated from the coding sequence GTGTCGTGCGCGTCCGCCCCGCCGGCCGCGCAGGATACGGCGGCACACCTGGAGGTGTGCCTCGTCGGCGCCGGTCCCCGGGGCCTTTCCGTACTGGAACGGCTCTGCGCGCACGAACGCAAGTCGCCCCGCTGGGACACCGTCACCGTGCATGTCGCCGACCCGGACCCGCCGGGTGCGGGGCGGGTGTGGCGTCCGGCGCAGTCCCGGCACCTGCTGATGAACACCGTCGCCTGCCAGGTGACGGTGTACACCGACGCCAGCGTGCGCATCGACGGCCCGGTGGAGGAGGGGCCGAGCCTGTACGAGTGGGTGAGGGCATGGCGGTCGGGCACGCTGGAGACCGGCCGGGACGACGGCCACGACGAGGAACTGCTCGCCGAGGCGCGCGGTCTGGGGCCCGACTCCTACCCCACCCGCGCGCTCTACGGCCGCTATCTGACCTGGGTCTTCCGGCAGGTCGTGGCGGACGCCCCCGCCCATGTGACGGTGCGCACCCATCCGGCACGGGCCGTCGCCCTGGAGGACGGCCCCGCCGCGGCCGGACAGACCCTCACCCTGGAGGACGGCACCCGGCTGACCGGTCTGTCCGCGGTCGTCCTCGCCCAGGGCCACGTACCGGCCCGGCCCACCCGCACGGAACGGGAGCTGGCCGGCTTCGCCGCCCGGCACGGGCTGACGTACGTGTCTCCCGCCAACCCTGCCGACGTGGACCTGTCGGGCATCCGGCCCGGCGAGAACGTGCTGCTGCGCGGGCTCGGGCTCAACTTCTTCGACTACATGACGCTGCTCACCCAGGGCCGGGGCGGCACCTTCAGCCGTGCCGGCGGCAACCTGGTCTACCGGCCCTCGGGCCGCGAGCCGCGCCTGCACGCGGGATCCCGGCGCGGTGTTCCCTATCAGGCGCGCGGCGAGAACGAGAAAAGAGCCCACGGCCGCCACGTCCCCCGGCTCCTGACCGACGAGCACATCGCCGGGCTGCGGGCCCGGGGCACCCGCGGCGGGGCCATCGACTTCGCCGCCGACCTGTGGCCGCTGATCTCCAAGGAGGTCAGCGGCGTCTACTACACGGCCCTGCTCACGGCGCGCGGTGAACCCCGCGCGGTCACCGAGGAGTTCGCCGTGCGGTATCTGCACGCCGAGCCGGGGCGGTCCGAGGAACGGCTCCTCGCCGCGGCCGGGATCGGCCCGCCCGAGCGCTGGGACTGGGAGCGCGTCGCCCGTCCCTACGGCAGCCGCACCTTCGGCGACCTGACCGCCTTCCGCCGCTGGCTGCGCGAGCACCTCGAGGAGGACGTCCGCCTGGCCCGCCAGGGCAACGTCAGCGGACCGGTCAAGGCCGCGCTCGACGTCCTGCGGGACCTGCGCAACGAGGTGCGGCTCGCCGTCGACCACGCCGGCCTGACCGCCGACTCCCACCGGGACCACCTCGACCGCTGGTACACGCCGCTCAACGCCTTTGTGTCCATCGGCCCGCCGGCGTCCCGCATCGAGGAGATGGCCGCGCTCATGGACGCGGGCGTCCTCGACATCACGGGCCCCGGGCTGCGTGTCGGCACGGACGCGCACGACCCGCTCGGCCCCTGTTTCACCGGTACGCCGAGCGCGATACCGGGGGTGCGGGTGCGGGCCACGGCCCTCATCGAGGCCCGGCTGCCCACGACCGACCTGCGGCGCACCGCGGACCCGCTGATGAGTCATCTGCTGCGCACCGGGCAGTGCCGTCCGTACCGCATCCCGCGCGGACGGGCGGCCGCCGGTGGCGCCGCCACCGGCGGCACGGACCACGAGACCGGGGGGCTCGCGGTGACCGAGCGGCCCAACCGGCTGATCGACGCCCGGGGCGTCCCGCACCCCCGGCGCTTCGCCTACGGGGTGCCGACCGAGTCGGTGCACTGGGTCACCGCCGCGGGCATCAGGCCCGGCGTCGGCTCGGTCACCCTGGAGGACTCCAACGCCATCGCGGCGGCCGTCCTCGCCCTGCCGCCGGCCGTGCCGCGGCCCTCACCGCCCTCAGCCGCGGGCCGCACGGTCCCCGGCCCGATCACGCCCCCCAACGCGAAGGCAGGCGCATGA
- a CDS encoding MFS transporter codes for MATRSAAPAAGAGSEVTADPKRWWVLAVVCCAYLMVGLDLTVMNLALPEAQQDLGFSDGDRQWIVTAYALPYGSLLLFCGRLSDLMGRKRAFLIGLAGFAVASAVGGAAPNFETLVAARAAQGAFAALLSPSCLALMAVTFTDPKERGKAFGAIGGVIAAGGGLGLLLGGFLTSAFDWRWCMYVNLVFAVVALAGGLTLIARQAPSRNPMDIPGVLLACSGMFCVVYGFSNAEDGWGDAGTWGLLAVGGLLLIAFAAWQTRAAHPLLPPRVVLDRNRGGAYLTVLFVGAGFFGLLLFLIYYMQTVLGYSPLKSGAAVLPMVLATLVTTSVCGAKLFPRLGPRPMVPSGLLVTALGLVWLTRIEVDSTYATSILGPIIANGVGMGLVYAAALNTGTSGVRPEDSGIASATFSAGQQIGGAVGTALLNTIAATAVTDWLTDHTNGRPSPLQLQTAAVHSYTTVFWWSAAILASGAVIAAVLLRSGPLPTPEQHAGDPATRSEAQPA; via the coding sequence ATGGCAACACGAAGCGCAGCCCCCGCCGCCGGGGCGGGCTCGGAGGTGACGGCGGACCCCAAGCGGTGGTGGGTCCTCGCCGTCGTCTGTTGCGCCTACCTCATGGTCGGCCTCGACCTGACCGTGATGAACCTCGCGCTTCCCGAGGCCCAGCAGGATCTCGGCTTCAGCGACGGCGACCGGCAGTGGATCGTCACCGCCTACGCCCTGCCGTACGGAAGCCTGCTGCTGTTCTGCGGACGCCTGTCCGACCTGATGGGCCGCAAGCGGGCCTTCCTCATCGGACTGGCCGGATTCGCCGTCGCCTCCGCCGTGGGCGGTGCCGCGCCCAACTTCGAGACCCTGGTCGCCGCCCGGGCCGCCCAGGGAGCCTTCGCCGCCCTGCTCTCCCCCTCCTGTCTGGCCCTGATGGCCGTCACCTTCACCGACCCCAAGGAGCGCGGCAAGGCCTTCGGCGCCATCGGCGGCGTCATCGCCGCCGGCGGTGGTCTGGGCCTGCTGCTGGGCGGTTTCCTCACCTCCGCCTTCGACTGGCGCTGGTGCATGTACGTCAACCTGGTCTTCGCGGTCGTCGCGCTCGCCGGCGGTCTGACCCTGATCGCCCGCCAGGCCCCCTCGCGCAACCCGATGGACATCCCGGGCGTCCTGCTGGCCTGCAGCGGCATGTTCTGCGTCGTCTACGGCTTCTCCAACGCCGAGGACGGCTGGGGCGACGCGGGCACCTGGGGCCTACTCGCCGTCGGCGGTCTCCTCCTGATCGCCTTCGCCGCCTGGCAGACCCGCGCCGCCCACCCGCTGCTGCCCCCTCGTGTCGTCCTCGACCGCAACCGCGGCGGCGCCTACCTCACCGTCCTGTTCGTCGGAGCGGGCTTCTTCGGGCTGCTGCTCTTCCTGATCTACTACATGCAGACGGTTCTGGGGTACTCCCCGCTCAAGTCGGGCGCCGCCGTCCTGCCCATGGTGCTGGCCACCCTCGTCACCACGAGCGTCTGCGGCGCCAAGCTCTTTCCCCGGCTCGGGCCCCGCCCCATGGTCCCCAGCGGTCTGCTGGTCACCGCGCTCGGCCTGGTCTGGCTCACCCGGATCGAAGTCGACTCCACCTACGCCACCAGCATCCTCGGCCCCATCATCGCCAACGGCGTGGGCATGGGTCTGGTCTACGCCGCCGCGCTCAACACCGGCACCTCCGGCGTCCGCCCCGAGGACTCCGGCATCGCCTCGGCCACCTTCAGCGCCGGACAGCAGATCGGCGGCGCCGTCGGCACCGCGCTGCTGAACACCATCGCCGCCACCGCCGTCACCGACTGGCTCACCGACCACACCAACGGCCGCCCCAGCCCCCTCCAGCTCCAGACCGCTGCCGTGCACAGCTACACGACCGTATTCTGGTGGTCCGCCGCCATCCTCGCCAGCGGCGCCGTCATCGCCGCGGTCCTCCTGCGCAGCGGCCCGCTGCCCACCCCGGAACAGCACGCCGGGGACCCCGCCACCCGCTCGGAGGCACAGCCCGCCTGA
- a CDS encoding nuclear transport factor 2 family protein, with the protein MSKHKDIITQYLDGVHRGDHELVLSLVTDDVLLEKKGQPAFRGKEVLRAAVDNKDGIVHKDAGSLRPTHKVARMIEEGDTVAVDGTVEVPLPNGGRLEMLFSDYFTFSGGLISGVESYMITPTPPQS; encoded by the coding sequence ATGAGTAAACACAAGGACATCATCACGCAGTACCTCGACGGTGTTCACCGCGGCGACCACGAGCTGGTCCTGTCCCTGGTGACCGACGACGTCCTGTTGGAGAAGAAGGGCCAGCCCGCCTTCCGCGGCAAGGAAGTACTCCGCGCCGCCGTCGACAACAAGGACGGCATCGTCCACAAGGACGCCGGCTCACTGCGTCCGACCCACAAGGTCGCGCGCATGATCGAGGAGGGCGACACCGTGGCCGTGGACGGCACCGTCGAGGTCCCCCTCCCGAACGGCGGCCGGCTGGAGATGCTGTTCTCCGACTACTTCACCTTCAGCGGCGGCCTGATCAGCGGCGTGGAGAGCTACATGATCACGCCTACCCCGCCCCAGAGCTGA
- the pcaB gene encoding 3-carboxy-cis,cis-muconate cycloisomerase yields the protein MTSPQEPLLTGELPAHLDAGLLSPVRAGTPVEAAVGDRAWLQAMLDAEAALARAQARCGTVPADAAEDITAAARADLLDVRELALAARETANPVVGLVKALTAVVAERSPAAAEYVHRGSTSQDVLDTGAMLVAQRALRLVVADLRAVAAALGDLAARHRDTVMAGRTLALHAVPTTFGLKAAGWRHLVLDAVERLERVIRGGLPVALGGAAGTLAGYLQYAGEDADPAAVLDGLGAAFADETGLADPVLPWHALRTPVADLGAALAHTAGALGKIAADVLVLTRTEVGEAAEPAVAGRGASSAMPHKRNPVLATLIRSAALQVPALATVLTQCLATEDERSAGLWHAEWQPLREALRLTGGAAHTAVELARGLTVDPERMRANLAATGGQLVSERVSAVLAPRIGRAAAKRLLTEASALAATTGRPLADVLAGLPRLAGVLSRAEAAALLDPDGYTGAAGALVDRALSTAQDTRGPQP from the coding sequence ATGACCTCACCGCAGGAGCCTTTGCTCACCGGAGAACTGCCCGCCCACCTGGACGCCGGGCTGCTCTCGCCGGTCCGGGCGGGTACCCCCGTCGAGGCCGCCGTGGGGGACCGCGCATGGCTGCAGGCGATGCTCGACGCGGAGGCGGCACTGGCCCGCGCGCAGGCCCGCTGCGGTACGGTGCCCGCCGACGCGGCCGAGGACATCACGGCGGCCGCCCGGGCGGACCTGCTGGACGTGCGTGAGCTGGCACTCGCCGCGCGGGAGACCGCCAACCCGGTCGTCGGCCTGGTCAAGGCGCTGACCGCGGTGGTCGCCGAGCGGTCCCCGGCCGCAGCCGAGTACGTGCACCGCGGCTCGACCAGCCAGGACGTCCTCGACACCGGTGCGATGCTGGTCGCGCAGCGGGCGCTGCGTCTGGTCGTCGCGGATCTGCGGGCCGTGGCCGCCGCACTGGGCGACCTCGCGGCACGCCACCGGGACACCGTGATGGCCGGCCGCACGCTCGCCCTGCACGCCGTGCCCACGACCTTCGGACTCAAGGCGGCCGGCTGGCGCCACCTGGTCCTCGACGCGGTCGAACGCCTCGAACGCGTCATCCGCGGCGGGCTTCCGGTGGCGCTCGGCGGCGCAGCCGGCACCCTGGCCGGCTATCTGCAGTACGCGGGGGAGGACGCCGACCCCGCGGCCGTGCTGGACGGCCTCGGTGCCGCCTTCGCCGACGAGACGGGCCTGGCCGACCCGGTCCTGCCCTGGCACGCCCTGCGCACTCCCGTCGCGGACCTGGGGGCGGCGCTCGCCCATACGGCCGGGGCACTCGGCAAGATCGCCGCGGACGTGCTGGTGCTGACCCGTACCGAGGTCGGCGAAGCGGCCGAGCCCGCGGTCGCCGGGCGGGGCGCCTCGTCGGCGATGCCGCACAAGCGCAACCCGGTGCTCGCGACCCTGATCCGCTCCGCCGCCCTGCAGGTGCCCGCTCTGGCCACCGTGCTGACGCAGTGCCTGGCCACGGAGGACGAACGCTCCGCCGGACTGTGGCACGCCGAGTGGCAGCCGCTGCGCGAGGCGCTGCGGCTCACCGGCGGCGCCGCGCACACGGCCGTCGAACTCGCCCGTGGGCTCACCGTCGACCCGGAGCGGATGCGCGCCAACCTGGCGGCGACCGGTGGGCAGCTGGTCTCCGAGCGGGTCTCGGCCGTCCTGGCGCCGCGCATCGGCAGGGCGGCCGCGAAGCGGCTGCTGACCGAGGCCTCGGCGCTCGCCGCCACGACCGGCCGTCCACTGGCCGACGTACTGGCCGGGCTCCCCCGGCTCGCCGGCGTGCTGAGCCGGGCCGAGGCCGCCGCCCTGCTCGACCCGGACGGCTACACCGGTGCCGCGGGGGCCCTGGTGGACCGTGCGCTCAGCACTGCGCAGGACACGCGCGGGCCGCAGCCGTAG
- a CDS encoding polyprenyl synthetase family protein, with protein sequence MTITRPRQGAALPTDDIDAALRRFLAGRRAEAETISPAYAAAVAELERYVLRGGKRVRPAFAWLGWIGAGGDEAGAETEAVLRACAALEMFHAYGLIHDDVIDASLTRRGAPAAHVMFADHHRSRCWNGDAEQFGTGAAILVGDLAQCWADDMVRTSGLPEQAQRRVAQVWSELRTEVLCGQLLDLTAEAAGDEDIETALRVNQYKTASYTVERPLHIGAAIAGADAGLIAAYRAFGVDIGIAFQLRDDLLGVFGAPEETGKPSGDDLIQGKRTVLFTAALKFADAQDPDAAKFLRTRIGTRISGEELHTMRAIITGVGAVDHVERDIAARTDRAVAALRASGATDVAKDRLTAMAISATQRTS encoded by the coding sequence ATGACCATCACCCGACCCCGCCAGGGGGCGGCTCTGCCCACGGACGACATCGATGCCGCACTCAGGCGGTTCCTGGCCGGCCGCCGGGCCGAGGCGGAGACGATCAGCCCGGCCTACGCGGCCGCGGTCGCCGAGCTGGAGCGCTATGTGCTGCGCGGGGGCAAGCGCGTACGGCCGGCCTTCGCCTGGCTCGGCTGGATCGGTGCCGGGGGCGACGAGGCGGGGGCGGAGACCGAGGCGGTCCTGCGCGCCTGCGCCGCGCTGGAGATGTTCCACGCCTACGGACTGATCCACGACGACGTCATCGACGCGTCACTGACCCGCCGTGGCGCTCCCGCCGCGCACGTGATGTTCGCCGACCACCACCGGTCCCGCTGCTGGAACGGCGACGCGGAGCAGTTCGGCACGGGTGCCGCGATCCTGGTCGGAGACCTGGCGCAGTGCTGGGCCGACGACATGGTCCGCACGTCCGGGCTGCCGGAGCAGGCGCAGCGGCGGGTGGCCCAGGTGTGGTCGGAGCTGCGCACCGAGGTCCTGTGCGGCCAGCTGCTCGACCTGACCGCCGAGGCGGCGGGCGACGAGGACATCGAGACGGCACTGCGCGTCAACCAGTACAAGACGGCCTCCTACACGGTGGAACGCCCGCTGCACATCGGGGCGGCGATAGCGGGCGCCGACGCCGGGCTCATCGCCGCCTACCGGGCGTTCGGCGTCGACATCGGCATCGCCTTCCAGCTGCGCGACGACCTGCTGGGCGTCTTCGGCGCCCCGGAGGAAACCGGCAAGCCGTCCGGCGACGACCTGATCCAGGGCAAGCGCACCGTGCTGTTCACCGCCGCGCTCAAGTTCGCCGACGCGCAGGACCCGGACGCGGCGAAGTTCCTCAGGACCAGGATCGGGACGCGGATCTCCGGCGAGGAACTGCACACGATGCGCGCCATCATCACCGGCGTCGGCGCGGTGGACCACGTCGAACGCGACATCGCCGCCCGCACCGACCGGGCCGTCGCCGCGCTGCGGGCGAGCGGCGCCACCGACGTCGCCAAGGACCGGCTGACCGCCATGGCGATCAGCGCGACACAGCGCACCTCCTGA